Part of the Anopheles coluzzii chromosome 3, AcolN3, whole genome shotgun sequence genome is shown below.
TTAGAAAGTGAGTTGATgatgtttaatgtttgttacaggggtttccacgGTTTACATAATTTTTTTGGGCTCGTTTCAcgatttacagggtttttcctaatggaagtgaacttcgtatggtggaaattggactctatggcacccattttggacaggctccttggaaatttctatcggatttgtccaacaagggtgctatagagttaAATTCCCCTTTgaattaagttcatttcacattAGAAAGAGTTAATTAAGTGTCCCACGGCTATGAGAActcgtggaaaaccctgtattggtATCGTCCCATTGGACATCAATATAATTGAACCAACACATTCTTGGAAACGCCTTATAAATTCTggaaagacaaacaaaaaaatatgggaggCAACCAAAGATTTTCggaaaaaaacctttaaaaaccctgtaaaagctTCATTATACATGTTTTTTAAGTCTCAAGAATTTTAAAAGTTAATTTAGGCAATGCTTATGAATGGGGTTGCGTAGACTGATGGGAATTTGGCAATAAAATTCTTTTCAAGCTATCCATAACTGTAAAATTATAAAGCTatcaaaaattatttcaaaaattaaacTGCAGCTGAAAACTGCATTTGAATACTTGTATCGTTCTATAAAAGAGAATCAAAACGATGCAGCGTACAGCAATTTTTAAACATAAGTAGTTTTCTATCAAACCATAACTTTTACCTATTTAATCAGTTTAATagagaatattttaaattagctTTTTGTACTCTAAAATATCCCTGTtataacaaacacattttataCTTTGAATATCTGGTTTTTGTCTAAATGaagaattttgtttgttttgtgttttgaaaacAGTACGAAAAGACTAACGAAATTTCATTTAATATCAGCCCCAATTTCATTCACAAATGTCTTTCGATCGTTttatgtgaataaaaaaaacacatgattTAATAAAGTAATGTATTTTGAGCAAATGCAACGcaagcattattttttcaagaAAATATCTATTTCAATGCTGTTCCAAGTTCATTGGTGCCAAGATCATCCGTCGATCAGCTACATTAAATCAATATTAAATACAAGCCTCATTCTAAGGCTTTATTTaacaatttgaaaataaatattaagcaattaaattaaacccaGCACAACAAAACCTGTTTGGCAACATTCCATACACTCAATAACCAACGCTAACGCCAGGCATTTGGGTCATGCAACCTGCAAACAACCTCAGCCAAACCTTTTGCTGACGTGAACAAATTCAAACTCCACACGCGTCGATCATACttgcgcaacaacaaaaaaaagaaaagaaacgcaCACGAATGAAACCACCATTGAGctaaagttttgtttccaccgAGCCACCAACCCAAAGGCGGAGACCTGGTGTGGACGGGTTTATTTTCTACCTCAAATGTACCAAACGCCCCCTCGACATCCGCTTCACCGGGCCGTGGAGCCCTCGGCAACGTCCGTTGAACTTTCCGCGTTCGAGCCCCAGAACTCATCGTTTTCTTCCTGCGGGACGGCTGGCGCGGGCGTCAGCGCAGGCCCCACCGGTGTCTTGGGAGATGTCGTCTCACCCTCcactcctgctgctgctggtgctgctgtcccATTGACACTCGGTTGGGTTGAGCTGACCGGTGGCATCCCGGCGGTCGGTGGATCGGACGGTTTGGCAAAGGCGGAGATGATCGGCACCTTGGGCGATTCGCTCAGCGGTTCCTGGACGGGTGCGGCAAACCCGGGAATGTCTTCCGGTGTGGCGGCTTTGTACGATGGGCCATACCCGTGGGCATCTTCGGACGGTTTGGCATGGTGAGTTGGGTATTCGGAGTGCTCTTTCTGCTGGTGCATCGGTGCTCCGTGGGATGCTGCCGGTGAAGGATAGTAGTGAGACGATGGTGGCGGTCCATACCCACCATACGGTGCTGGGTGAGGCATTCCATAATGATGAGCTGACGGGGCAGGCTGCTGGTACATTGGAGCCGGCGGATAGTATGGAACACCGCCCGAAGCATGGCCATCGTAAGGGGAACTCGCGGAGCACGGAACCCGCGTCACGGTGGGCGTACAACCGATCAGTAAATTCTGCGCACAGCTTGCCTTCGGTGCTACTGCCTTATACGTCAGCGAGGTTGTCTTGCCGTACGACGGTCCAGCTGGACCTTCTCCACCGTACTTGGCCGCTCGGCTTGTCTTCTTGCGTTCGTACAACTTCCCAACGGGCGCTCCCTTCATGGTGTAATCACTGCGGGAAGATTTACCGTACGAATCGTACGACTTGCGGCTGCGTGCCTTATGCACATCGTAGTGCGACTTGCGTCCGGCACCGTACCGCTCCCAGTCACTGTCCTCATCATCCTGCCGGAAGTCATTGGCATACCGGTAGACTGCTGGGGTGTAACGGCTTGCTCGCAGCGAACGCTGCTGCTTCACCGTGTAGTACTCCTCGCTCGGTTCCTCGTAGCTGCGGGAAGATCGCTGCTCCTCCACACTCGGGTACTCCAAGTCCGGCCGACCGTACCACTCTTCACCGCACTGCCCTAACGCCCCCCGGGCCGCCACCACTGACAGTAGACACAGCAAACCGATCTTGATAGCCATAACGTACCGCACTCACTGTTCACTGGCCAATGTCTGAGGGTCTTTCTTATATAAAGAGGTTGAcgggagacacacacacacttaaggCACCAGCCGGCATTCGGGCAGACTCCTTCGGggaatctctctctctcaagaACGCGGTAACGGGATGTAACGGTCCACAGCGCGGGCAGATTGATCTCTTCCGGgtgtcttttgttttgttttattttatttgctgtTACAGACACACCAGGTCAGGCGGAAGCCAAAACCCGCACACACTCAACACGCTCGAGGACGGACGAGCGACGACTACCGGTTCACCGGTTCGATGGAAAATGAAATGGACGGACACGATGAGCAATCAAATCGGTGGATGGATCGTTGGAagtgctcttttttttgtgcaacaaATAAGTGCTTCGGTCAGCGCCATTTAGCAACAAACAGAGCCAATTTCAGTTCCTCGTTTTATGCATTAATCGACAGTTGAGGAAGAAggcaaagaaggaaaaaaacaaatggcgGTGAGGGAAGGTTGAAACATGCTTTCATCCAACCCCCGGGACGTGATTGTATATTAGTTTCGGTGTATTAATGAGTTTGATGATGTTTTAAtacaaataatgaaaaaaatgatgtTGCTAGCATGTAcggtataatttattttgattgcaACTGGTGGTCCAGCCACGCTGACCCAATTTTGCGGCCTTTCCTAGCACCAAGGCGGACCGACGGCAAACAGGACGGAAAAGAATATCGCATTACATGCCATTCGATGGAATAAAACACAcgtgaaatgaatttaaaaaaagaaaaagaataaaaagaaagcttAACCTAAACATCAGCAGTTGCCGTATGTAACGTTATATCGCCCCCGCTACATTACAAAACTGCTGCGTGTTGTGTCTTGCGCATCGACGCACAATGCACCGCGGATTAAGTTACAGCATCAAAGCCGCGCACTTCCACCCACAGCACGTCTGCGACTGAACGGCTTGCTGAGGTGTTCCTTTTTggggtgttgtgttgtgttgcaaaagggaaaaaagggaacccTCCGCACTTTTCTTGATCCAAGCAGCCGTCGCTGGTGCGCGTCCTGCCCCAAAACATATCGTCTGTCAAAATAGTGTTTGTGGCCCGTCGTCGCGGTGCAATCAACAACAACGCTCCGTTTCCAAATGATTGTGTTTAAATTAAGTGTAATAAGTTAAGCAGAAAAAACACGTTGTTCCAAATTGTGCTCCAATGTTTTGGAAATGGCTGGAGGACAACTTCAAGTACCGGCGAAAGTGGTAACGTATCGAAACGCTGTGCTTTCCCCGTGTCTCAAAGTGTGCCTCGatgtgtttgttgctgtttgtttttgtgtgtgtatgtgagtgtgtggcgGAAGTCTAAAACTAAACCGGAACCAACTCCTAAACTAGCCATTCAGGCAGCCGCAGGTGCACTTGCTGTGCGCACAGCAATCCGCACACAGCCCACACTTGGTGCAGAGGGCGCGCGCGTTCTGCTGGCAGGCGCCACACTGCGGCCACCGCAACATGTTCAGATGGTACGGATCCCAGGCGGCGTACGGGTTGTACACCATCGACGGGAGCGAGTAGTGGAACCGGGACCGTTCGAACTGCTGCGAGCGCTGGCCTGACATGGGTGCGAGTGATCCATCACCATCGAACGCCACGATCGGCACCTTGTTGAGGACGTGCGTTTGGCCGTGCGTTGACGGTGTCGCCCGTTGCTTGCGGCCCAGCTTCTGCGTACCGGCACGCTGTTGGGAGGCAGCTGTAACGCAAAAGGGGGGTGTTGAGAAGCATTAGTAATGGATCAGAGGAGTGGTGGGAGCTAGACATCGGACCTAtgcgattccgattccgtgttcggaatcaattctggagacgattccgatgctggaatcgaatccgattccggagccgatttcggagtcgattgcagagtcgattccggagccgttcccggagctgattccgatgctggaatcgactccggagccaattccggagacAATTctagagccgattccggagccgattccggagccgattccagagccaatTCTGGAGTTGGCTCAGGAGCCGATTCCTCatttgactccggagccgattctggagttgactctggagccaattccggagccgattccgatgctgaaATCGATTatgactccggaatcgattccggagctgattctggagtcgattccgaagtcgattccggagtcgattacCGAGTCAATTCCAGAGCCAATTCCGAAGTTACCTATCAGCGATATCAGCgatcagaatcggttccgaaatcggaattgacctgggaatcgcagcTAGCCCCGGTAGTGGAATCAGtattgactccagaaatggaatcagctccggaatgagaatcagttcttgaattgaaatcagaagtttcagaagcgaaatcagtcctggaatctccatgagaatggatcgtttacaagtaaattttgattatttgcaGCTAACAATActtagcatcattggaccctaacgcctattcttatggagatgccgacTCCGTTTCgtagccgattctgattcccgAGCCAATCCCGATTCCGGAgacgatttcgattccggaaccattTTAGGAACCGATTTcaactccggagccgattccgattccggattcaattccgattctggaaccaatttcgaagccgattccgattccaaaatcgattctggaaactgattccggacctactctCCGGAATCTATTCCAAAAAACTTCGGAGCTTTCCAGAATCACTTTCGataaaaacttcatttttcccatcgctaGACCAGAGCACATTTCCTACTCACCATAGTCTGCGTAGCGATCGTAGCTCATGTCCTCCTCGCGCTGGTAGTCTCCGGACGGTTTCCTTCTCCCGGCCGCCACCCGACGGCCCTGGGCTTCGATGTCCTCGAGCGTGCGCGACCGCAGCTGTCCCTCGCCCCAGTCGTAGTTGGAGCGGCGGGCCGCCAGCGTGTCCTGGTTGCGCAGCGCAAAGAACTCGTCCAACATCCGCTGGCTCGTGTGGTCGCCGTAGTCGAAAAAGGGTGCCGAGTTGGCGTACGCCGATTTGCCCTGCTTCAGCGGCATCTGTTCCATTTCCCTTTCGAAACTCTCTACATCCGTTTGACCATCAAATGGattgccgccaccgccatACCGTCCACCGTTCGGTCCCTTCTGTTGCTTCGTAGCGGCATCGTCGATAAAGAACCGTTCCGAGAGCAGTTCCTCCGGCTGTTCCGGCTGCTCGACGGAGGAGATCACCTTGTCCAGCTTTTCCTGCACGTTGCGCACCGGTGGAAAGACCTTCCGCTCGACCCGATCGGTCGGTTTGCCGTCCATCTGCTCCTTGGGCGTCGCGTAGTTCTCCACCTTCAGTGAGCGGATCGGTGTGCCGATCGACGCTGGTGACGATTCGTTCCccagctgctgctcgtccGAATCGACCGAGTAAACCTGCACCACCACGTGGCTGTTTTCGGCCTGCAGCGGATCGTCCTCTTCCCGGTGCGAGTGCGCCCTGCCCCGGTAGCGATCGTAGCGTCGCATCCGGTCGGCCGAGCTCTGCGGTGGAAAGGATGCGGCCGATATGAGCTCCCAAATGTCGCCCTGTTCGTTCGGGTCATGGTTTGCCAGCTGCTGGTCCCCGGGTTGGTGCTGCCCACCGTCCGCCGTACTGCTTGCGCTTATGAAAGCGATCGATGCCAGCAGAAGTGTGCTGGCCAAAACGACGGACACTATCGTGCACATTATGCTCATCACCCTTCACACCCCGAAAGTTCACTGGATCAAGCTGGCGCTCGATCGTGCGCTAATTAAACCAGGCACCTGTTGGCGCCACCCGGTTTTATATAGCTTTCCCGTACGCTCCTCCAGAGTGAGCTGGACCCACCGTGGGCTCATGGCCGTGACCGTGACTTTGCCAGCAGCTCTGTAAACAAAGCGCTCGGCAGTGGGGAGAGCTGGCCAGATTCTTTGAAACCCCAAGCAAGACCTCCCTCCTCACGGTCACCAGaacggtttgttttgcatttctgTTTACGGGTGACCTCTAAGCTCGCTGCAAGCCCACCGCGTAACGTGATACATAGCGGGCGACCCCAGTTTGCGCGTCTAAAAATGCGGCCTAAAAGTAAAGAGAGTTGCAGTTGTTGTTAAATAATCCAATCCGTTTTaggcacataaacacacaccccGTTTGCTTATCTAATGTACCCGCTTTTCGCTGTGTTTGTCGTTCAAGCGCGATCGTGTTTGGCCGGAGGCGCCGTAACTCGGTGCTGGAAGTCAGCGGAAGTCAGAAGATcacccagcagcagtaccGTGCCCTGCTGGCCTGCATCGATTATCTGGAGCAACGTGAGGCGGCTCGTACCGACAGgctgtgtaaaaaaaaacattccactGCATGACGcttcttccccctttttccagACATTGGCGTTTACGGGCTGTTCGTGACCGGCGGTAGCGTAACGCACGTGAAAAGAATATTCGACAAGCTGAAAGCTGGCTGTCCACTGTTGCTGGATTACCTGCGCTCGGCCCATGCACCGCGGGAATGTGCGATGGCTTTCCATCAGTTCCTTTCCCTGTATCAGGTGCAAGTGCTTCCTCAGCGTTGTGTCGATGTCGTGCTGGGTAGGTTGAGTTGAAGCCATCTTACCAGTCACAAAGCCATTTACCAAACTGCACCAAACTCTTTCAGGAGATGTGGCCGGCGTACCGAAGCGGCTGATCGCACTCGACGTGCTGAACCTGCTGCACGAAGAGTACGACGATACGCGCCTTCACTTTGCCAAGCGCTATCTGCAGCTGATGCGCCGCTACACCCTGTACGGCTACCTGCGGCCGACGGAAGTGCACGCCGTCATCACACCGTACCTGGTGGTGCCGAAAATATTCCTCGGCCCCGATCTGCGCACCAACATGCAGGCGAAATCGATGACGCTGTTGGAGCTGTTTCTGCTAGCACAGCTGTTGGACGATCCGTCCGCACTGTCGGAACAGCTACAGCAGGCTTGTGCTGCGTATAGGGAATCGAACTGAAGGTAGAACGTTTCGTGGGGACTGGAATGATAAAAACAACCCGCCATATGGTGACCGTTTTTGCTAGTATGCTCGTTACTTGCGTCGATCATTACCACATACATGTAAACAGAACAAGACGACGCGACGTGTCTTGCAGCGGTTAAGGGTGGCCTTGTCGTTATCAGATATCGTTTGAAGTGCGTATCTATTGTACAGATTTAATTAGCTATCAACCGGTACAAATCTTTCGATAGcaaacacttttttattttctctcgCTTTCGAGGCCACAAAGTCCCTGATAGTGATAGATTAGATAGCACCACTGATTGCGCGCTATAAAATGGGTTCACTTTTAGTCATCGCGATAAGCAAtgcttcctttcctttctatTCTTTTAGTGTCCCACCAGAAAGATGTTTATCTAGCTCCGGTTGGAATGTGAATCACCGTGAAGATTTAAATTAATCACAAAACAGTGATGAGTAATGCCTCCTTTCCCAGTCTCTGCAGTAGAGCAAACTGCATACTCACTCGGCAAATCCTCAATCTGAGCATAACAGACGTTATATGTTTGTGCTGGAGACTTTTTTGTTACTTCCCTCTTGTTTGAACAAACGTGTTGTTTCTCGTCGGAAGCAGCGTTCTCGTTTGCctcaccaacaccaacgcCGGTGAAGAGTTCTACCGGTGGTGACCGATAAGAATCCGGCCCGCCGCAAATGCACCGCACAACCCTTGTGTCTTCTTCCCTGTTCGTGTCTTTATCGGTTATGAAACCTGGCGAAGCGTGTGGTGGTTTGGGATTGGGTGCATGCATGTTGGTTGCTAGAAATATTTGCTACGCATGGATAGCAAAACGGTGTGTGACTAAAGCACATGgggagcagcaaaacaaaacaacaaaaacgaaaacccCAGCCCAAATGCTTCAGTCACAATCACAGTCTGTTCACAGGGGAGTAGTTGTTCCTGCCTATCGGCTGGAAAGTCGCAGTTTTAGTCATCCTTTTTTCGTCCGCGACAGACGGAGCAGCCGAAAGGGTTTGTGGaagcggggggagggggcaggCTTTCGCGCACATGCTTGAGGGATGTATACGTGTGCCACCTATCGTATGGTGGCTGTATTGTGGCTGTATATTTGAAGTTCCCGCTACTATCGGCGATCGCTCAGTTGCACCTGAACCGTCCTCGGCCCCGAGCGGAGTTTTCTTAACGGGCGGTCCCGGATCAAATCAAAGCCGCGAAACGAAACGAGCGACCCCACCATGTGTTTGTGCTGTGGAAACCGCGAAGGTTACGATATCGACGATGCCAACTTTGGCAAATCGTACAACGAAAGCTTCAGCACGAGTCAGGTGGGGTTTTGGAGTGTGTtttaaaaacgtgtttttaaAATCGAATGAAAcggttttgtggtttgttttgtgaattTCTTCTTGTGTCTAAGCATTTAACTCATACCTAACGGAAGTCACTCACATTGTACATCACATATTCACACAACAGTGACTGCACTTCATTGCCACTACTGAAACACCCGCTAATGTGTATTATCGTCTTATCATTTCCCCATTTTAGACGGCTGAAGTGGGCCCACCGATTGTGATCGTTAATCAACCGACCAATGGAGCCGTTTCCGAAGGCTCCACAGTGCCGCCGGACGCACGATAAGGCTGTGAGCGGACACCGTAGTCGATAAAATTCCTTTCCGTGCtatctgtttgtttgctaTCAACTTGTATCAGTATCAATTGAATTACACAAAGGACCACTGCAACTGAATGCAGTTTTCTCATTGAGGAAGTGGGTTACGGTCGAATGCGGGAATGCGGTTTGCACAGTGGAACGTTTCAAACCAGTCAACACGTGTTGGCGCTTATCAATTGTTTTAATTCGATGAAATGCTGATtcggagtgtgtgtggttttccattgttattgtttttttttctctatcggCAGTAAATAGTAGCTAATAGTGGTAGGGTTAAGTATTTACACGTAATAAAATCGAATATACAGATGTAACCTGAACAGTGTGAGTAATTGCATTTTCTGCAGCAATacaaacttaaacaatttaattgGTTTAAAGCTATTTTAAATCATAGTTTATCTATCAAAATGAAAGTAATATTGAGAAAAGGCTCCCTTGACTCGTTTTAATCCAAATTACTTGTTTAAATAAGTCGATttatttcaacgcaatattccattccattgctttaatttttttgaagTTGACGAATATATTCTTTACGATTCTATTCGTATTAAATACCTTTAAAACTATACTTTAGCCAACAATCTTAAAGTACTCTCTTCCTCTCCGCGAGTACATAATGACTGATAAATTCGTTTGAGAAGTATTTCACATCACTATTGCCGCTAGGCACTAAGCAGTTCTTAGACGTTCTAATCACTTGATACGATTTGTTCCTTTGCAAGTTATTCAATCCTTTTCGAATTTTACACCCATGAGAGGAAATTCGTTAAATTCTATATCGTCGTACACGACGTTTAAACTCAATATGAAAATAATCCACATAAAAGTAACACAGCTTAAGATGCGAAAAAAGCAATGTAAACTGTTTGCTGGAAGCAGTTAAAAGAAAGGcatattttttacacaaaaattaTGCCAACTGTTTTAGCTGGTCAAACTCGGAGTTTCCGTACGGACACACTTAATGGCCCGGTTCATCACATCGCACAGCTCGTCGTCTTCGCGAGCCGTCGcaccgtcctcctcctccagcaTGCGCCGCTTTCGTTTGCGGGTAATCTCTTCCAGCAGCCGTGGATGGTCCTTTAACCGTTCCTTCAGTTCACTTTCGTCCATGTAATCCCACAGATCCCAATCCTCCATCAGGGAGAGTGGCTTTGCGTCCGGATTGCACACTTTGCTCAGGCATCCCTCGCCGGTCGTTTCCTCCTCTTCGTCCGACGATTGCGGTGCAGAGCGGTACGCATTCATAAACAGCTCCTGGTACGGGTCTTCCTCGCCCTCATCGTCATCTTCCGGCTCGTCATCGGAATTGTACGACGGGCGGTATCCATAGCGATAGCTTCGGTAGTCTGTGTCGTAGGGAGATTCTTCCGATGTTACGCTTTGGGCATCTTGTTCGGACGAAGCAAGGTCTCGCTGGGCTTGTTCATCTACTGGGTTGCTCAGAATGGTAGCGctaaaaccaaaacaatcaattcAGCTCATATAGGCACGACAATCTCCGTCAGCAAATCATACCTTTCCGCCATTGCTTTATCACACTGCTCATTCGATAGATCGCGGGAAGGAAATTGTTTCACAGCAAACACTGGCACTGATTATAAATCGTTTGAATCATTTGCTAGCTTTCTAAATGAATCACAGCAACTTTTTCCCCGACGGAAAGAGCAAAAGACCgacaaaatgtaaattttcgtatttgttttgttttgtcttctgTTTTGGTTATTAGCGGGACCAACAAATGTCAAATTGCAGAAATAATCGATCAAACGATGTTCGATGAAAAGGGCGTGCAAGAAAATTTTACTAAACAAGTTTTAATCAAGATACACCGTGAAGTTTTAAATGAGCcgttaaatttaaaatcagtaaaattgttgtttgagttgaacaaaatgttgaaaactGATTTTTCAAAGCGGATCCTATGAATTTGACGGCTATTTCTAAAATATCGTTTTGTATGTATTATATTATAACGGAATATTTTTGACATATGTTCGGCCCTATAATGTTGATAATGTTGATCTGCAAAGAATTTCATCCTAGTGAATTGGTTATTGCTATTTAACTGTTTAAAGAGGTTTTAGACCTCTTAGCGCCCTTATTCGCCTCTTTAGTAGTGAATTGCTTTATCCCTAACATACTCTGTTAAATTTTACAGAAATAATTAAAGCCTGAAGTAACCTATGCGTTGATGACAAATTTATCACATTAAATGAGAGAATAAGTTGTACGATTAGCTCGGCATGAAATGAGGAACAATTTTaccttttcatattttttcaattctaTACTAGACTCCTTCacatgtaataaaaataatctatGTTTCAAAGCATATTCAAAaagtttagttttattttatgtggCAAATAGTGTTTATGTTTTCGCAACCATTTTAGTGAAATCCTGAATTATACATATTAAaacgattgatttttttttttgttgtaaattatgaaaattttgcAAAGCTACTTGCAAAACTGTATCATGAATGGAATAAAGTCATGCATGATCCATTACTGACCTTCAGTGCTGCTCTCCAAAATGTTGATGCTTCCACGAAACGATATGTGGACTGTTTGCTGAGCAAACATTTGCTAAGATTTCGATCGAAACGCTCAAAGAATTGTGGTGGGGTGGGTAATGATGCTCTTCTCGTTTGCCAATAATGAATGATCACACAAATCTCTTCAGATCATCTCATCTTGCCTATAAAACAGACCACCTGAACCGGACGCACGTTCAGTTACTCTCCATTGAATTGTCGTTGTCGTAGGGCATTGTGCTCATAAAATTGTTACAGTAAAGATGATGATCCCATACTTAACGATCGCAACGTGCTGCTCGGTGGTGATATCTAATTTCGCGGAAAGTGCTTATCTTCCGGTACAACTGCCCACGGAACTGCAGCTTCCACAGCAGCTACATTACTACAATCACCCCGTAGTGTATCAGCTGAGTTCGTATTTATACAAACTCGATCCGAGGGCGCCACTGCCAAGCGGTATGATTGCAGTCGAGGATTTGTCGGCGGAGCGTGAAGAATCCGAATCGGACAACGAAACCAAACATCCCGCAGTTGATCCGAACCGGTTTGCAGTGATCGATGCTCCGGCTGCATGCCGGCCAGGGGAAGCTACCGACGGTAGAGGAAAGTGCAAAAAGATAGCTAATATTTTCTAATGTAACCCTACCCGGCAAATAAATGGTCCAATGGATTTGTTGCATTCGTGTATTGatatattttaatgaaatatcaCTTTTTACACATTGAAACTGGGCGCTTCCTTGAAATGCCCGAAACGATAAGCGTTTAAATACCAGCTCAAGATACAATAAGCTTTAAGAAACCATACTCAAACTATGGTTCCGATCACACTAACCCATAATCGGTCTACATTTTCCTTGATGGTCGAGCATCTGTCCGTCGGGGCATACTTTCGGTGGATCAATCACGTTCGCTTTCTGAAATGAGCACAATTTCCAGTACatcgtttgaatttttatcGAACTTTTAAACTCTTAAACACGTCATAATCTCTTACCTGTACATCAAGTAAATTGTTCACCTCTTCCGCAATAACCGTGGCTCGAACGAGAGGAACTGCTGGGGGTGGCTGTTCTGGTTCATCCTCACATCCGACGGGATATGCGTAGGAAACGCTCGCCACCAAAaccacaccaaacaacaacacaatcaATTTCATGGCGATCACTTGCTTTTCGATAAACACCCGTTTCAAAACTATACAGAAATCCCTCTTTATTTTTCGAGAAACAACCGGCAAGACAACAGCTTCTTTCGGTGGGTAGTTTGCAATTAAAGTACGTCGTTTCCTACGCCCCAATGGCCCTCCAGATAAGAGTGCGCGACACGACAATGATCGCCGTGTTTTCAATTGTCCGACAGGCGGTTTATCTTATCATCACGACACAAGTCCAGCAGTTTGTATCGCTTGTTTTATACTTTTATTTTAGGAAATGAATAGCTAAAATCGGAACCATTTCAACCGCTTTGTGACGCGCTCTAgtagttttaattttaacaattA
Proteins encoded:
- the LOC120954593 gene encoding uncharacterized protein LOC120954593, with the protein product MAIKIGLLCLLSVVAARGALGQCGEEWYGRPDLEYPSVEEQRSSRSYEEPSEEYYTVKQQRSLRASRYTPAVYRYANDFRQDDEDSDWERYGAGRKSHYDVHKARSRKSYDSYGKSSRSDYTMKGAPVGKLYERKKTSRAAKYGGEGPAGPSYGKTTSLTYKAVAPKASCAQNLLIGCTPTVTRVPCSASSPYDGHASGGVPYYPPAPMYQQPAPSAHHYGMPHPAPYGGYGPPPSSHYYPSPAASHGAPMHQQKEHSEYPTHHAKPSEDAHGYGPSYKAATPEDIPGFAAPVQEPLSESPKVPIISAFAKPSDPPTAGMPPVSSTQPSVNGTAAPAAAGVEGETTSPKTPVGPALTPAPAVPQEENDEFWGSNAESSTDVAEGSTAR
- the LOC120957446 gene encoding uncharacterized protein LOC120957446; amino-acid sequence: MFWKWLEDNFKYRRKCAIVFGRRRRNSVLEVSGSQKITQQQYRALLACIDYLEQHIGVYGLFVTGGSVTHVKRIFDKLKAGCPLLLDYLRSAHAPRECAMAFHQFLSLYQVQVLPQRCVDVVLGDVAGVPKRLIALDVLNLLHEEYDDTRLHFAKRYLQLMRRYTLYGYLRPTEVHAVITPYLVVPKIFLGPDLRTNMQAKSMTLLELFLLAQLLDDPSALSEQLQQACAAYRESN
- the LOC120957444 gene encoding uncharacterized protein LOC120957444, which produces MSIMCTIVSVVLASTLLLASIAFISASSTADGGQHQPGDQQLANHDPNEQGDIWELISAASFPPQSSADRMRRYDRYRGRAHSHREEDDPLQAENSHVVVQVYSVDSDEQQLGNESSPASIGTPIRSLKVENYATPKEQMDGKPTDRVERKVFPPVRNVQEKLDKVISSVEQPEQPEELLSERFFIDDAATKQQKGPNGGRYGGGGNPFDGQTDVESFEREMEQMPLKQGKSAYANSAPFFDYGDHTSQRMLDEFFALRNQDTLAARRSNYDWGEGQLRSRTLEDIEAQGRRVAAGRRKPSGDYQREEDMSYDRYADYAASQQRAGTQKLGRKQRATPSTHGQTHVLNKVPIVAFDGDGSLAPMSGQRSQQFERSRFHYSLPSMVYNPYAAWDPYHLNMLRWPQCGACQQNARALCTKCGLCADCCAHSKCTCGCLNG
- the LOC120957447 gene encoding uncharacterized protein LOC120957447; the encoded protein is MAESATILSNPVDEQAQRDLASSEQDAQSVTSEESPYDTDYRSYRYGYRPSYNSDDEPEDDDEGEEDPYQELFMNAYRSAPQSSDEEEETTGEGCLSKVCNPDAKPLSLMEDWDLWDYMDESELKERLKDHPRLLEEITRKRKRRMLEEEDGATAREDDELCDVMNRAIKCVRTETPSLTS